Proteins from a single region of Lachnospiraceae bacterium:
- a CDS encoding pyridoxamine 5'-phosphate oxidase family protein, translating to MIREMRRSGQQLPLDDCIAIMKAGTSGVLALMGDEPYPYALPMSYVYDEGRIFFHSAKTGHKIDALRKKNEVSFCVIDQDEVIPETYTTHFRSAIAFGRIRFLQDHTERMLALQKLALKYAPDDTEENRSHEIEKSWDSVCVLEMIVEHLTGKQAIELVRKKQENA from the coding sequence ATGATTCGAGAAATGAGAAGAAGCGGCCAGCAGCTGCCTCTTGATGATTGTATTGCTATTATGAAGGCAGGAACCTCTGGCGTGCTTGCGCTCATGGGAGACGAGCCGTATCCTTATGCGCTGCCGATGAGCTATGTCTATGACGAGGGTCGCATCTTTTTTCATTCGGCCAAGACAGGTCATAAGATCGACGCGCTGCGCAAAAAGAATGAGGTTTCTTTTTGTGTGATTGATCAGGATGAAGTCATTCCTGAGACTTATACAACGCATTTTCGCAGTGCAATCGCTTTTGGCCGGATCCGTTTTCTTCAGGATCATACGGAGCGGATGCTTGCCTTGCAGAAGCTGGCTCTAAAATATGCGCCCGATGACACAGAGGAAAACCGCAGCCATGAAATTGAAAAATCTTGGGATTCGGTATGCGTTCTGGAAATGATCGTAGAGCATCTGACCGGCAAGCAGGCCATTGAGCTGGTGAGGAAAAAACAGGAAAATGCTTAA
- a CDS encoding AI-2E family transporter: MKSFFSSCSRHFPLLILLTGLYLLFEKGGLALIITCLHPLLAAAACIYLLEPIVNFFSDTLRLPRLLSLLLTYLGFFAFLALLLLFLIPDLLQALSDLLGSLPALYAQLSLSAYLQPFLEKLPEFLGSLFDLLTSLSSLLSGLGSFFIALIMSFYFLLTHHSLGEATAASLYHLLPVAAAERSLLILSLLDRAFRAFISSKLLLSLIQAAAIFFSSMAANLLFRLSIPSPLFMGLLTFFANLIPFIGPLLGILLCSFLSFLYGLPEMIVTCCLLLLWQQIDNLFLSPHFLSSSSGLSPFWVLAVITAAASLGNLWLLLTAVPLTAFAQSLLRAWREGFSACSLPPKWLRYRP, from the coding sequence ATGAAATCCTTTTTTTCCTCCTGTTCCCGTCATTTCCCCTTACTCATCCTGTTAACAGGCCTTTATCTATTATTTGAAAAAGGCGGCCTTGCCCTGATCATCACCTGTCTGCATCCGCTTTTAGCTGCAGCTGCCTGCATCTATCTCCTAGAACCCATTGTCAACTTTTTCAGCGATACCCTCCGCCTTCCCCGCCTGCTCTCACTGCTGCTCACCTATTTAGGCTTTTTTGCCTTTCTCGCACTCCTTCTCCTTTTCCTTATTCCCGATTTGTTGCAGGCACTGTCCGATCTGCTCGGCAGCCTCCCGGCCCTATATGCACAGCTTTCACTCAGCGCCTACCTGCAGCCTTTTCTCGAAAAGCTGCCCGAATTTCTGGGAAGTCTTTTCGATCTGCTCACTTCCCTCTCCTCGCTCCTCAGCGGTCTCGGTTCCTTTTTCATCGCTCTTATCATGTCCTTTTATTTTCTCCTCACGCACCACTCCTTAGGCGAAGCCACTGCCGCTTCCCTCTATCATCTCCTGCCGGTTGCTGCCGCCGAGCGCTCCCTGCTTATTCTCAGCCTGCTAGACCGCGCCTTCCGCGCCTTCATCAGCTCCAAGCTCCTCCTCAGCCTGATCCAGGCCGCTGCCATCTTCTTCAGCAGCATGGCCGCCAACCTTCTCTTCCGCCTCTCCATCCCCTCTCCCCTTTTCATGGGGCTGCTCACCTTTTTCGCCAATCTGATTCCATTTATCGGTCCCCTGCTCGGCATCCTGCTTTGCTCCTTCCTTTCCTTTTTATATGGGCTGCCCGAAATGATCGTCACCTGCTGCCTGCTCCTGCTCTGGCAGCAAATCGACAACCTGTTTCTCAGTCCTCACTTTTTGAGCAGTTCCTCCGGCCTGTCCCCCTTTTGGGTCCTCGCCGTCATCACAGCGGCCGCCTCTCTGGGAAATCTCTGGCTGCTTCTGACAGCCGTCCCCCTAACGGCATTCGCTCAATCTCTTTTGCGCGCATGGCGCGAAGGGTTCTCTGCCTGTTCCCTTCCGCCCAAATGGCTGCGCTATCGTCCATGA
- a CDS encoding beta-lactamase family protein — translation MNQDFSFVDEICRAYIDKGYFPSVVVGIFDKEGTLYRTALGDNPTHTSVRQPVNPDTIYDVASMTKIATSTQILLLMDAGQLTLETTVPEVLTEIKARPTLYERLKDVTMYQLLTHTSGIIDWYPFYVQAGQDFYDVFESFIGSTEIEPGMVYSDMNFMLLGKVIEKIQGKPLQQCQEEFKQLLEASHMDFLPKDFTNMAPSSYGNGIEEEMCAERGLTFDGWRSKTEITLGAVNDGNAHYFFDGVAGHAGIFANVDAYERLGRLYLNSSSPLFQQSMKEQTDGRGLGWQTGDMYPAGCGHTGFTGTCIWVCPEKGIGAIAFTNRLCYPDRYGTNTNEFRRELNQAIYQAL, via the coding sequence ATGAATCAGGATTTTTCTTTTGTCGACGAGATCTGTCGTGCATATATTGATAAAGGCTATTTCCCTTCAGTAGTAGTAGGTATTTTTGATAAGGAGGGTACACTGTATCGCACAGCATTAGGGGATAACCCCACCCACACATCCGTGCGGCAGCCCGTAAACCCAGACACTATATATGATGTGGCTTCTATGACCAAAATCGCAACATCTACACAGATTTTGCTGTTAATGGATGCCGGCCAGCTTACGCTGGAAACCACTGTGCCAGAAGTGCTGACCGAGATCAAGGCGAGACCGACCCTGTATGAGCGGCTTAAAGATGTCACTATGTATCAGCTGCTTACTCATACATCCGGCATCATTGACTGGTATCCCTTCTATGTGCAGGCAGGGCAGGATTTTTACGATGTATTTGAATCTTTTATCGGCAGCACCGAGATCGAGCCGGGGATGGTGTATTCCGATATGAATTTCATGCTGCTGGGAAAAGTGATTGAGAAAATTCAGGGAAAACCGCTGCAGCAGTGTCAGGAAGAATTTAAACAGCTGCTTGAGGCCTCGCATATGGATTTCCTGCCTAAGGATTTCACCAATATGGCACCGTCCAGCTATGGCAACGGCATCGAAGAAGAAATGTGCGCAGAGCGCGGGCTGACCTTTGATGGCTGGCGCAGCAAAACAGAAATTACGCTGGGCGCCGTGAATGACGGAAACGCACATTATTTCTTTGACGGAGTCGCAGGGCATGCCGGCATTTTTGCCAATGTGGATGCCTATGAGCGTCTTGGCCGGCTGTATCTAAACAGCAGCTCGCCGCTCTTTCAGCAGTCGATGAAGGAACAGACCGATGGACGCGGGCTTGGCTGGCAGACGGGTGATATGTATCCGGCAGGCTGCGGTCATACCGGCTTTACCGGCACCTGTATCTGGGTTTGCCCGGAGAAAGGCATCGGTGCCATCGCCTTTACTAATCGGCTTTGCTATCCCGATCGGTATGGAACGAATACCAATGAATTCCGCAGAGAGCTGAACCAGGCGATTTATCAGGCGCTTTAA
- a CDS encoding MerR family transcriptional regulator, translated as MTIAQVSEKYHITADTLRYYEKIGLIPPVNRNKNGVRDYTEENCRWVEFIKCMRCAGLQIEALVSYVKLFKEGDATAQERLQILLEQRQRLTERMQEMQEALEHLDDKIERYDVLQKAGCM; from the coding sequence GTGACGATTGCACAGGTCAGTGAAAAATATCATATAACGGCCGATACGCTGCGGTATTATGAAAAGATCGGGCTGATTCCGCCGGTCAACCGTAATAAAAACGGAGTGCGGGATTATACAGAGGAAAACTGTAGATGGGTCGAATTTATCAAGTGCATGCGCTGTGCAGGACTGCAGATCGAAGCGCTGGTTAGCTACGTAAAGCTATTTAAAGAAGGGGACGCGACAGCGCAGGAGCGCTTGCAGATCCTTTTAGAGCAGCGGCAGCGCCTGACTGAGCGGATGCAGGAGATGCAGGAGGCGCTGGAGCATTTGGACGATAAAATTGAACGATATGATGTACTGCAAAAAGCAGGCTGTATGTAA